TCATCTTGCGGCGTTTCTGTAACAGGAGGAACTTTCTCCGGTGTGGGGGTCGGCTTAATGATAACCGGTACATCTACTCTTGGAGTTGGAGGTGTCACGAGTTTTGTCGAATCTGCCTTAGGCAAAACTTTTACTTTGTCAACAGGCTCAGGCATCTCCGTTTCCTGCTCCATTTCGAGGTCGGGTAATGGCAATTCTTCTTTTACTTCAGAAGCCAGTTTAGGTCTTTCTTTTACTTTACATCCCCTTAATTTGATCTGGGCGCCTTCCGCCGGATCCATATTTTCTTCAAGTCGGTTTCGTTTGAGCAATTTACTGAGCTTCACCCCATACAATTGGGAAACTTCAAAAAGTTTCTGATCGGCTTCCATAACATGCCATTTCTGGTGTTTGGCACGATACGCACTTCGTTTGGGTTGAATATAGACCCGTTCGCCCTCTTTAAGTTCCTGGTTGCCGTCATGTAATTGTTCATTGTACTTGAGAAGGCTTCTCAGAGAAGTATCGGTTCGTCTGGCAATATCGGCTACCGTTTCATTGGCATTAGCCGTTGCATATTTCACATCATTATTGACAAAAATGCCTGCTTCCAATACATCAGCTACCGGTGCATCCAGATCGTCAGACAACATTTGATCGTATTTGAACAATTCGTAACGTTCGATGAGGCTGATCAATTTATCGGCATAGGTCGCACTAGTGGCATACCCTGCTTTTTTAAGTCCCTCAGCCCATCTTTTATAATCCATTGGATCAAGCCTAAACAAAAAGCCATAGCGAAACTGCTTACTGGGGTCCCTCAAAAATTCAGAATGGGCAATATAACAAGCCTCCACGGACCGAAAGGACCGAAAACAGGACTCGATAAGTTTGCCCTTGTCATCATATTCGTCATCTTTTTGGTAAACCGTTTTTCCTTTCCAGTTGTCTCCACATTTGATGCCAAAATGATTATTGCCTTTTCTGGCCAGGGAGCTTCGCCCTGCATCCGATTCAAGCAGGCCCTGCGCCAATTTTATGCTTGCGGGGATACCCGCCCGTTCCATTTCGCGCAAGGCGTAATCTTTATTTTTTTCAATATATTTGAGATAAGCTTCATCGAGCTTTTGGGCTGAAACGTTTAAAACGGCGCATACCAGAATCAAAAATGAAAAGAGTTGTTTGAACATATTTCCTGTTATTAATTTAAGGGGTAAAAATGTTGTTTTTAAACGAACGATCCGGTGAAAAAATTAGATAATCCTGAATTATTTTTAAGTGATGAAGTTATTATTTGACTGTTTCTAAGCAAATAATATCACCAAAAAGGTCCCTACGGTTACGACGAACCCCACCATGAAAATATTATAAGAAACGGTGAGGTACCGATATTTTTTATCCAGTACTTTGCCCAAAAAATAAAGATCGCGGGTCATATTCCCCAATAGCAATGGCCCGTCTCGGTACAATTCGTCCATAGCCTCCTCGTATTCTTCCAGTTTAAGGGTAACAAAATTCCCAAAGAAAATGACGTTTTTACGAATTTCCATCAAATCCTTTTGACCGGCATTAAACTTTGTCACCTTGGGCCTTGCCGACAACACTGCAAAAGTCAGGGAGGCCAGTCCTGTCACCAGGAAAATGACCACCGGCAACAGGATCATAGGCGTATTCGTTGAAATATTCCTGTAAGAAAGAAAAGTGATCAATACACTGATGAGGATGGAATTCACACTTATCATAATATTGGCCTTATTGTCCGCTAAGGCACTCAGGTTGATATGGGTCCTGTAATTGACCC
This sequence is a window from Lewinellaceae bacterium. Protein-coding genes within it:
- a CDS encoding LysM peptidoglycan-binding domain-containing protein, with amino-acid sequence MFKQLFSFLILVCAVLNVSAQKLDEAYLKYIEKNKDYALREMERAGIPASIKLAQGLLESDAGRSSLARKGNNHFGIKCGDNWKGKTVYQKDDEYDDKGKLIESCFRSFRSVEACYIAHSEFLRDPSKQFRYGFLFRLDPMDYKRWAEGLKKAGYATSATYADKLISLIERYELFKYDQMLSDDLDAPVADVLEAGIFVNNDVKYATANANETVADIARRTDTSLRSLLKYNEQLHDGNQELKEGERVYIQPKRSAYRAKHQKWHVMEADQKLFEVSQLYGVKLSKLLKRNRLEENMDPAEGAQIKLRGCKVKERPKLASEVKEELPLPDLEMEQETEMPEPVDKVKVLPKADSTKLVTPPTPRVDVPVIIKPTPTPEKVPPVTETPQDEPKATQGSTSTPDFTDEPVVPKTDTIPAPQSPAAVFHTVQQGDTLWNISQKYNTTVDAIKKLNNLTNNNIVLGMKLKVK